From the genome of Candidatus Binatus sp.:
CGTAATGTTTCCGCTCACCCTCGCCGAAGGACGGATTTCGATTCGCTGGGTGGCGACGATATCGCCGCTGACCTTGCCCGCCACCGAGACCGAGGCGGCGCGTATCTGGGCGGTCACCACCGCCGACTCGCCAATCATCAAGCTGTCCTTCGCATTGATCTCGCCATCGACCACGCCGTCGATTCGCGCGGGCCCCTCGAACGAGATTTTGCCGCTGATTTTCGATCCACGATCGAGATAGGCGCGTCCCTCGGACGCAGCAGGCCCGTTGGCTCGTGGAGTCGCCGTGGAAGTCGAGGTTGCGGGCGCAGGCGGCATCGACGAAGCATGCGGCGCCATGGCGGGTTGAATTTTCGGGTTCTTTTCCGGCTCTTTGGTGAACAGTGCCATCGCAAAATACTCCTTGGGCGCAATCGGGCAATCCCCCGCGCCGCATTCCAAGGTATGAGCTTAAGCTTGGCTATTAACGTATGCAAATGTGAGTGTCAAACTTCGCCGTCTTGTCGCTGACCGGCGTCCGGCCCATCTCATCGCGACGGTTGCCTCTGGCTGGCGATCGTCTAATCTGGACCGAGACCCGTCATTCAAGGAGTGCCGCCGATGGCATCGAAAACGATCCCCGAGAATTTTCTTGACCTCCTCACCACCAAGAAGGCGCTGGCGAATATCGCAACCCTGATGCCCGACGGGTCGCCGCAAGTGACCCCCGTATGGTTCGACTACACCAACGGGAAAATCCGCATCAACACAGCGCGCGGACGGGTAAAGGCGCGCAATCTGAAGGTCGGCGCGAAGGTCGCCATGGCCATCGTCGATCCGGAAAATCCTTTTCGCTACATCGGGATACGCGGACCGGTGGTGAGCGAAACCGAGAATGGCGCCGACGCGCATATCGACAGCCTGGCCAAGAAGTACCTGGGACAGGACAAGTATCCGTTCCGCCAGCCGGGCGAGGTCCGCGTGACATACGTGATCGAGCCCGCATCCGTGCACGTCATGGGCTAGCCGCCTTGGCCAGGGGTGAGGAGGAAGTTCA
Proteins encoded in this window:
- a CDS encoding polymer-forming cytoskeletal protein, producing MALFTKEPEKNPKIQPAMAPHASSMPPAPATSTSTATPRANGPAASEGRAYLDRGSKISGKISFEGPARIDGVVDGEINAKDSLMIGESAVVTAQIRAASVSVAGKVSGDIVATQRIEIRPSARVSGNITAPVLSVQEGAQFEGHCSMQPEGIREDRKVTVFPKEERVAQAAGGLKQA
- a CDS encoding PPOX class F420-dependent oxidoreductase; the protein is MASKTIPENFLDLLTTKKALANIATLMPDGSPQVTPVWFDYTNGKIRINTARGRVKARNLKVGAKVAMAIVDPENPFRYIGIRGPVVSETENGADAHIDSLAKKYLGQDKYPFRQPGEVRVTYVIEPASVHVMG